A stretch of Macadamia integrifolia cultivar HAES 741 chromosome 7, SCU_Mint_v3, whole genome shotgun sequence DNA encodes these proteins:
- the LOC122083958 gene encoding calcium-transporting ATPase 2, plasma membrane-type-like, with product MESYLQQNFGDVKSKNSSEEALQRWRKLCGVVKNPKRRFRFTANLSKRYEAQAMRRTNQEKLRVAVLVSKAALQFIHGIALSSEYTVPGEVKAAGFQICADELGSIVEGHDVKKLKVHGEVEGIANKLSTSTVNGLTTSEDSLNCRRKIYGINKFTESQVRSFWVFVWEALQDMTLMILAACAFVSLIVGITMEGWPKGAHDGLGIVASILLVVFVTATSDYRQSLQFKDLDKEKKKITIQVTRNGYRQKISIYDLLPGDIVHLAIGDQVPADGLFVSGFSVLINESSLTGESEPVIVNAENPFLLSGTKVQDGSCKMLVTTVGMNTQWGKLMATLSEGGDDETPLQVKLNGVATIIGKIGLFFAVVTFAVLVQGLFSHKLREGTHWSWSGDDALEMLEYFAIAVTIVVVAVPEGLPLAVTLSLAFAMKKMMNDKALVRHLAACETMGSATSICSDKTGTLTTNHMTVVKACICGNIKEVSSSGEATSLCSGVPDSSVRMLLQSIFNNTGGEVVINQDGKLELLGTPTETALLEFGLSLGGDFQEERQKSKLVKVEPFNSVKKRMGVVLELPEGGRRAHCKGASEIILAACDKVIDKNGEVVPLDEASINHLKDTIEQFASEALRTLCLGYMEMGNGYSDKDPIPLTGYTCIAIVGIKDPVRPGVRDSVAICRSAGITVRMVTGDNINTAKAIARECGILTDGGIAIEGADFREKSEEELLDLIPKIQVMARSSPLDKHTLVKHLRTTFGEVVAVTGDGTNDAPALHEADIGLAMGIAGTEVAKESADVIILDDNFSTIITVAKWGRSVYINIQKFVQFQLTVNVVALIVNFSSACLTGSAPLTAVQLLWVNMIMDTLGALALATEPPNDDLMKRSPVGKKGNFISNVMWRNILGQSFYQFIVIWYLQTQGKALFLLEGPDSDLILNTLIFNSFVFCQVFNEISSREMEKIDVFKGILDNYVFVAVLTATVVFQIIIIEFLGTFANTFPLTLSQWFLSIFIGFLGMPIAAAMKMIAVGSS from the exons ATGGAGAGCTATCTGCAACAGAATTTTGGAGATGTTAAGAGTAAGAACTCGTCGGAAGAGGCGCTTCAGCGATGGAGGAAGCTCTGTGGGGTTGTTAAGAATCCCAAGAGGAGGTTCCGATTTACGGCCAACCTCTCCAAGCGTTACGAGGCCCAGGCTATGCGACGTACCAATCAG GAGAAATTGAGAGTGGCAGTTTTAGTATCTAAAGCTGCACTTCAGTTTATTCATG GCATTGCATTATCCAGTGAATATACAGTACCTGGGGAAGTTAAAGCCGCTGGTTTTCAGATTTGTGCTGATGAATTAGGGTCCATTGTCGAAGGCCATGATGTAAAGAAGCTTAAAGTTCATGGTGAGGTGGAGGGTATTGCAAACAAACTGTCCACATCAACAGTTAATGGGCTTACCACCTCTGAAGATTCACTCAACTGCAGGCGAAAGATTTATGGAATCAATAAATTCACTGAAAGCCAAGTACGGAGTTTCTGGGTTTTTGTATGGGAAGCCCTTCAGGACATGACTCTTATGATCCTTGCTGCATGTGCTTTTGTGTCTTTGATTGTTGGTATAACAATGGAAGGATGGCCTAAGGGGGCTCATGATGGCCTTGGAATTGTTGCAAGCATTCTATTGGTTGTATTTGTCACTGCAACAAGTGACTATCGACAATCTCTACAGTTCAAGGATTTggacaaggagaagaagaagatcacaaTTCAGGTTACGAGGAATGGGTACAGgcaaaaaatttcaatatatGATCTTCTTCCTGGTGATATTGTGCATCTAGCGATTGGTGACCAAGTCCCAGCAGATGGACTTTTCGTCTCGGGATTCTCTGTATTGATAAATGAATCCAGTTTAACAGGAGAGAGTGAGCCTGTGATTGTGAATGCTGAGAATCCTTTTCTGCTGTCTGGTACCAAGGTTCAAGATGGGTCATGCAAGATGCTGGTGACGACTGTAGGAATGAACACTCAATGGGGAAAATTGATGGCCACCCTTAGTGAAGGTGGAGATGATGAGACCCCGTTGCAGGTCAAACTGAATGGAGTGGCAACCATCATTGGGAAGATAGGCCTCTTCTTTGCTGTTGTGACTTTTGCAGTTTTGGTGCAAGGCCTCTTCAGCCACAAGCTGCGAGAGGGAACCCACTGGAGCTGGTCTGGAGATGATGCCCTGGAAATGTTGGAATACTTTGCAATTGCAGTTACCATCGTCGTGGTTGCAGTACCTGAGGGGCTGCCTTTGGCGGTCACGTTGAGCCTTGCCTTTGccatgaagaagatgatgaatgaCAAGGCACTTGTCCGTCATCTTGCGGCCTGTGAGACAATGGGGTCTGCCACCAGCATCTGTAGTGACAAGACTGGCACACTAACTACCAACCACATGACTGTTGTAAAAGCATGCATCTGTGGGAACATCAAGGAAGTAAGCAGTTCTGGGGAGGCTACTAGCTTATGCTCTGGAGTCCCTGATTCTTCTGTCAGAATgcttcttcaatccatttttaataACACTGGGGGGGAAGTTGTTATTAATCAAGATGGCAAACTTGAGCTTTTGGGAACACCAACTGAAACTGCTCTGTTGGAATTTGGCTTGTCCCTTGGCGGAGATTTTCAGGAAGAACGGCAAAAGTCCAAACTTGTAAAAGTTGAACCATTCAATTCTGTGAAGAAAAGAATGGGCGTGGTGCTGGAGCTTCCTGAAGGAGGTCGCCGTGCTCATTGTAAAGGTGCTTCTGAAATAATTCTTGCTGCTTGTGACAAGGTCATAGATAAAAATGGGGAGGTTGTTCCCCTTGATGAAGCATCTATTAACCATCTAAAGGATACAATTGAACAGTTTGCCAGTGAAGCTCTTCGAACCTTATGTCTTGGTTACATGGAAATGGGAAATGGGTACTCTGATAAGGATCCTATTCCATTAACTGGGTATACATGCATAGCTATTGTGGGTATCAAAGATCCGGTCCGCCCTGGAGTAAGGGATTCTGTTGCAATTTGTAGGTCAGCTGGTATTACCGTACGGATGGTTACTGGGGACAACATAAACACCGCAAAGGCAATTGCCAGGGAATGTGGGATTCTAACTGATGGGGGTATAGCGATTGAAGGTGCAGACTTTCGTGAAAAGAGCGAGGAGGAATTGCTTGATCTAATTCCAAAAATTCAG GTGATGGCTCGATCTTCACCATTGGATAAGCATACCTTGGTGAAACACTTGCGCACCACGTTTGGTGAAGTTGTTGCTGTGACTGGTGATGGTACGAATGATGCTCCAGCACTTCATGAAGCGGATATTGGACTTGCAATGGGCATTGCTGGAACTGag GTTGCAAAAGAGAGTGCTGATGTTATCATTCTGGACGACAATTTCTCAACAATCATCACTGTGGCGAAATGGGGACGATCTGTTTATATAAACATTCAAAAATTTGTGCAGTTCCAACTGACAGTTAATGTGGTTGCCCTAATTGTTAATTTTTCTTCAGCTTGTTTGACTG GAAGTGCCCCCCTCACTGCTGTTCAGCTTCTGTGGGTCAACATGATCATGGATACACTTGGAGCACTTGCACTTGCTACTGAGCCTCCTAATGATGACTTGATGAAAAGATCACCGGTTGGAAAGAAAGGCAATTTTATCAGTAACGTGATGTGGAGGAATATCTTGGGGCAGTCTTTCTATCAGTTTATCGTAATATGGTATCTTCAGACACAAGGGAAAGCATTATTTCTTCTTGAGGGCCCCGACTCCGATCTGATTCTTAACACACTGATTTTTAACTCATTTGTCTTTTGTCAG GTTTTCAATGAGATAAGCTCTAGggagatggagaagatagaTGTTTTCAAAGGCATACTTGATAATTATGTATTTGTGGCTGTACTCACTGCTACAGTAGTGTTTCAAATCATTATCATCGAATTTCTTGGTACATTTGCAAACACTTTCCCCCTCACTTTGTCACAGTGGTTTCTAAGCATTTTCATTGGGTTCCTTGGAATGCCTATCGCTGCTGCCATGAAGATGATAGCTGTTGGATCTAGTTGA